TTACCAGACGAATCGAGAGCATGAAAACAGTAGATTTACGTAAATATGACCAATCGGGATTCGACAGAGGACGTCCAACTTGGTTTATTTTACTCTGGTGGTTAGTACAAAGTATTGGTTTTCCTTTGAGCTTACACAATTTTAACTGGTTTCGATGTGCACTGTTGCGTCTATTTGGCGCTAAAATTGGTGAACAAGTTATTATTCGTCCTACAGCTAGATTTACTTATCCTTGGAAAGTAACCATTGGTGATTATAGTTGGATTGGCGATAATGTCACCTTTTATAGTCTAGATAATATTGAGATTGGTTCTCATACGGTAATTTCCCAAAAATCTTATCTCTGTACTGGTAGTCATGATCTAGAAGATATACACTTTGGGTTGATTACTGCACCAATTATTGTTGGTAGTGGTGTTTGGATAGCTACAGACTGTTTTATAGCTCCTGGAGTAATCATTGGTAATAATACAGTGGTAGGAGCGCGTAGCAGTGTTTTTAATGATTTATCTGAAAATTTAGTCGCTTGGGGGAATCCCTGTCGTCCTCAATATCCGAGAAAGTTGACAAAAAATAAGCTCAACTCTCCAATTTTGTAAGTTATAATTATATTAATAACAGTAAAATAAAAACGTTCATCTCTAGATTAGAGACGGAAGTAAGGAGATAGCTCTCCCGAAGGAACGCGCCTCATTCAGTTTACTCTTAAATTTGAGGCAAAGGTTCTTCAATGATTAAACAAACACCAGAAAATCAACTTAACTCTGTCCAGCTACCCACCACCAACGTAATTAGTATTTACACTTATAAACGCGCTCTTGACCCTGTCGATGCTCAATTTGATTTTTCCTTATGGGCACAGGTGGTACGGGAGCGAATGTTAGCTGTCATTGAAAAAAAAGTTAGGTAAGCTAGGTTTATCATTATAGCAGATGAAGTCTCTCTTAGGTGGGAGGCTTTTCTTCTTTATATTTTCTTTATATTTATATAAAGTTAACCCTAATTTAACTAAAAATTTGTTAACCTATGACTAAATCAAGGTGAGGGGTAAATAATGGTCTTTATACGTGAAATTGCCGAAGCGGCTATAGCTACAGGAAGTCTAACCCTGGCTAACGAACAAAAACTAAGGCTAATGTTAAAGCAAAAATACGAGCAGGAAGATTTAGAAGCCTTCATGAGCTTACAACAAGCAGTCATCAGGGGTCAAGTTAAACAACAATCTCGTTATATAGCTTCTTAAATCTTAGAACGCTAGCTTAATGCTTATTGGTTATTATCACAAAAAAATGTATCAATGAGCACAATTATTTTAGAATCAAAAGACTTCCAGCAAAAACTCAAAAACCAAATATCTCTAGCTCAACAAACAGGAGCATTACAGTCTATTCCCACCGCTTATGAAATAATATCTAATGGTGGGATAGATTTTGTCGTTAGAATTGTTAAGAATTTAAGACGTAAACAAGAAGCACAACAAAAAGAAGCGCTCAAACCCAACTTTAACCCTTTTCTACCCTACGAAACAGATTTATTTGTGACAGATATTTCTGATACTCACTTATGTCTATTGAATAAATATAATGTCATAGATGAGCACTTATTGATTGTTACTCGTGAGTTTGAAGAACAAGAAAAATTGCTCAATTTCGCTGATTTCCTAGGACTTTGGGCAATTTTAGCCCATTTTGACGGGTTAGCCTTTTACAACGCTGGCAAAATAGCAGGAGCTTCTGTTAAACACAAACATTTACAATTGATTCCTTTAGAATTAGCTCCAGGAGTTCCTGGGATTCCTATTGAAGGAGTTATGAATAATGTCGAGTGGAAACAATCAATTGGAATAATTAAAGCTTTTCCCTTCAGTCATGTTTATACTAAATTGGAATATCAAGAATCCAAGACAATAGCAGAATTAGCTCAAATTAGTTTAAATAGCTATCAAAAATTATTAACCGCTTTGAATTTAACCGAGGGCGCACCCTATAATTTATTAATGCGAAGAGAATGGATGTTAATAATTCCGCGCTCTCAACCTGGTTATCAAGAGATTGGTATCAATTCTTTAGGTTTTGCAGGTGCAATGTTAGTGCGTCATCAAGAGGAATTAGATTTTGTTAAGGAATATCAACCCTTAAATATTCTTCGAGCAGTTGCAATTACTAAATAGATCAAAATAATGCTACAGATTACTAATTTAAACGTTTACTATGGTGAGAGTCATATTCTGCGAGATGTAGATATGAATATACCTACAGGGGAAATGGTGTGTTTAATTGGGCGTAATGGGGTTGGTAAAACAACTCTGATGAAAACGATTATGGGCTTACTCAAGCCTCGTACTGGTACAATTATTTACGACGATAAAGACTTATTGCGCTATTCTACAGATAAACGTGCACGCTTAGGTATTGGTTATGTTCCCCAGGGAAGGGAAATTATACCCCGTTTAACGGTAAAAGAAAATTTACTGTTGGGTTTAGAGAGTCTAGGAGACAGAGGGAATGGTAAATCAGAAATACCCGAAACGATTTACGAATTATTTCCCGTCTTAGAGACGATGTTATCTCGGATGGGAGGTGATTTAAGTGGAGGACAACAACAACAATTAGCGATCGCTCGTGCTTTAATGGGACAACCCCGTCTGTTATTATTAGATGAACCCACAGAAGGTATTCAACCCTCGATTATTTTAGAGATTGAAGCTGCAGTACGTAAAATTATCCAAGCTACAGGTATTTCAGTATTATTGGTAGAACAACATTTACACTTTGTCCGTCAAGCTGATAGATATTATGCTATGCAAAAAGGAGGTATTGTTGCTTCTGGTTTAACCGAGGATTTAAGTAAAGAAATTATTCAAGAATTCTTAGCGGTATAATCACAGATTGCTTGGGTTAAACCTGAAAGAGTATATTCTCGCGCTTCTATATCCACCCTTTGGAATAATTCTTGACAAGTTTGAGAAGTTTGTGGTCCTATAGAAGCAATAATCACCCCATCGAGACTAGACAAGGGAAGAGATGCTATTAATGTAGAGAAATTCTGTACGGTTTTAGAACTAGCAAAAGTAATGATATCTATTTCTCGGTTGAGTAAAGCAGTTTTGGTGATGTTATCTAGATTTTGAGGACATTGAGACTGATAAGCTGCAACTTCAGTAACCATAGCACCTTGTTTAGTAAATTCTCGTACAAGTATTTCTCTCCCTCCTGTTTCTACTCTAGGAAAAAGAATCTGTAGATTAGATAATCTCTCAGGAAAATTGGCTACTAAAGAATCAGCGATAAAATTAGGGGGAATAAAATCGGGTTTGAGATGATATTTAGTTAGACTACTAGCGGTTTTTTTGCCTACTACCGCTATTTTTAGTTTACTTAACCCGCGGATATCTCCTTTTAACTTAATTAAGCGTTGTAGAAAGTATTCAACCGCGTTAGCTGAGGTAAGAATTAGCCAATCAAAATCATCAAGAAAAGCGATCGCCCTATCTAAATCTTGCCAATCCGAGGGAGGGGTAATCTGTAGAGTTGGCATTTCTATGACCTTTGCTCCTTCATGTTGTAGCAATTGTGTAAATTCGCTCGCCTGTTCAGCAGCGCGGGTAACTAGGATAGTTTTACCCGTTAAAGGTAGAGATTGAGACATAAAACTATTTTGAATAACTTGACCAATAATTATTACTGCAGGTGAGAGAGACAAATTCTTGGTTTTTTCTACTATATCAGCTAAAGTCCCTCGCCAAATCTTCTGTTTATTAGTACCACAAGATTGGATAATAGCGATAGGTTCACTAGGCGATCGCCCTTCTTCTTCTAGTTTATTTATAATTACTTCTAGATTATGAGTCCCCATTAAAATCACTATAGTATCTATCTTAGCTAAACCAGACCAATCTAAAGCTGTGGGTTGATGTCCACTCACAACCACAAAATGACGACTCAAGAGAGGATCAGTCAAAGGG
The nucleotide sequence above comes from Gloeocapsa sp. DLM2.Bin57. Encoded proteins:
- the wcaF gene encoding colanic acid biosynthesis acetyltransferase WcaF; protein product: MKTVDLRKYDQSGFDRGRPTWFILLWWLVQSIGFPLSLHNFNWFRCALLRLFGAKIGEQVIIRPTARFTYPWKVTIGDYSWIGDNVTFYSLDNIEIGSHTVISQKSYLCTGSHDLEDIHFGLITAPIIVGSGVWIATDCFIAPGVIIGNNTVVGARSSVFNDLSENLVAWGNPCRPQYPRKLTKNKLNSPIL
- a CDS encoding phosphorylase, translating into MSTIILESKDFQQKLKNQISLAQQTGALQSIPTAYEIISNGGIDFVVRIVKNLRRKQEAQQKEALKPNFNPFLPYETDLFVTDISDTHLCLLNKYNVIDEHLLIVTREFEEQEKLLNFADFLGLWAILAHFDGLAFYNAGKIAGASVKHKHLQLIPLELAPGVPGIPIEGVMNNVEWKQSIGIIKAFPFSHVYTKLEYQESKTIAELAQISLNSYQKLLTALNLTEGAPYNLLMRREWMLIIPRSQPGYQEIGINSLGFAGAMLVRHQEELDFVKEYQPLNILRAVAITK
- the urtE gene encoding urea ABC transporter ATP-binding subunit UrtE is translated as MLQITNLNVYYGESHILRDVDMNIPTGEMVCLIGRNGVGKTTLMKTIMGLLKPRTGTIIYDDKDLLRYSTDKRARLGIGYVPQGREIIPRLTVKENLLLGLESLGDRGNGKSEIPETIYELFPVLETMLSRMGGDLSGGQQQQLAIARALMGQPRLLLLDEPTEGIQPSIILEIEAAVRKIIQATGISVLLVEQHLHFVRQADRYYAMQKGGIVASGLTEDLSKEIIQEFLAV
- the cobA gene encoding uroporphyrinogen-III C-methyltransferase codes for the protein MSRFAKDNNKGKVYLVGGGPGNQDLLTLQAQEVLQRAEVLIYDALIDSDLLNIVPEDCLKIDVGKRGGQKSTPQTKINQLLVAYCHQGKQVVRLKSGDPFIFGRSRAEIEALNQTNCAYRVIPGLSSALVAPLLEGIPLTDPLLSRHFVVVSGHQPTALDWSGLAKIDTIVILMGTHNLEVIINKLEEEGRSPSEPIAIIQSCGTNKQKIWRGTLADIVEKTKNLSLSPAVIIIGQVIQNSFMSQSLPLTGKTILVTRAAEQASEFTQLLQHEGAKVIEMPTLQITPPSDWQDLDRAIAFLDDFDWLILTSANAVEYFLQRLIKLKGDIRGLSKLKIAVVGKKTASSLTKYHLKPDFIPPNFIADSLVANFPERLSNLQILFPRVETGGREILVREFTKQGAMVTEVAAYQSQCPQNLDNITKTALLNREIDIITFASSKTVQNFSTLIASLPLSSLDGVIIASIGPQTSQTCQELFQRVDIEAREYTLSGLTQAICDYTAKNS